A window from Salmo trutta chromosome 29, fSalTru1.1, whole genome shotgun sequence encodes these proteins:
- the LOC115167597 gene encoding ras association domain-containing protein 7 has protein sequence MELKVWVEGVVRVVCGLSLETSCQDVVIALAQAIGQTGRYVLIQKLRGTERLLVADDCPLESLSYLGQLAIEVQFILRRTGPSSTEGPNRPTQDWVHPFPRHPTPVPSRCREPKKALTFNLGPSTIPRRTKANKAWSPSPRASPEPRASPVPSLVSPTASPPPLSPSDPSKEEVFRQVLQQQEMLQDLESHLMALEREAEVWEMGRPVTPVPGLNPGLVEEMDVLETRLRQNEAELHGDYWEKQMQREKDKEQDIQGHLHQLYASIDEYSFRLKDLQTHSSRLGQDFRVEAHRRSSRPGTPQPEEALGPLREELHNRFQKGAELDMSLTETKKALQTAELRLQERCEALEELNKELRQCNLQQFILQTGVPPSPSYSDHPLPDQTHPRLQPIATPYLCIAGLLEDDQTDTVTVC, from the exons ATGGAGCTGAAGGTGTGGGTGGAGGGCGTGGTCAGAGTGGTGTGCGGCCTATCATTGGAGACTTCCTGTCAGGATGTGGTCATCGCCCTCGCACAGGCTATTG GTCAGACAGGTCGCTATGTTCTCATCCAGAAGCTACGAGGCACAGAGAGGCTGCTTGTGGCAGATGACTGTCCCTTAGAGTCTCTGTCTTATCTAGGTCAGCTGGCCATCGAGGTCCAGTTCATCTTGCGTCGCACAGGCCCCTCCAGCACTGAAGGACCTAACAGACCCACCCAGGATTGGGTCCACCCTTTTCCCAGGCACCCTACACCCGTGCCCTCCAGATGCCGAGAGCCGAAGAAGGCCCTCACTTTCAACCTTGGTCCTTCTACAATCCCCAGAAGGACTAAAGCTAACAAGGCCTGGTCACCTAGTCCAAGAGCCTCACCAGAGCCCAGGGCCTCGCCTGTTCCATCCCTGGTCTCCCCCACCgcctcccctcccccactctccccgTCCGACCCGTCCAAGGAGGAGGTCTTCAGGCAGGTGCTGCAGCAGCAGGAGATGCTACAGGACCTGGAGTCCCATCTGATGGCTTTGGAAAGGGAGGCAGAGGTGTGGGAGATGGGGAGGCCTGTAACTCCTGTCCCAGGCCTGAATCCAGGTCTAGTAGAGGAGATGGATGTCCTGGAGACAAGGCTGAGACAGAACGAGGCAGAGCTGCATGGGGATTACTGGGAGAAGCAGATGCAGCGAGAGAAGGACAAGGAGCAGG ATATCCAGGGACATCTGCACCAACTCTACGCCTCTATAGATGAATACAGCTTCCGGCTCAAGGACCTCCAGACCCATTCATCCAGGCTGGGGCAGGACTTTCGTGTTGAGGCCCACAGACGGAGCTCTCGTCCGGGCACCCCGCAACCAGAGGAGGCCCTGGGACCGCTGAGGGAGGAGCTACACAATCGGTTTCAGAAGGGGGCAGAGCTGGACATGTCATTGACAGAGACGAAGAAAGCATTGCAGACTGCAGAATTGCGATTACAG GAGAGGTGTGAGGCGCTGGAGGAGCTGAACAAGGAGCTGAGGCAGTGTAACCTGCAGCAATTCATCCTGCAGACGGGTGTTCCCCCTAGCCCCTCTTACTCAGACCACCCCCTCCCCGACCAGACACACCCCCGCCTCCAGCCCATCGCCACGCCTTACCTCTGCATAGCAGGACTACTGGAGGATGACCAGACTGACACTGTGACTGTATGCTAG